One region of Mycolicibacterium rhodesiae NBB3 genomic DNA includes:
- a CDS encoding DUF427 domain-containing protein, translating into MTTPPKSDADYPQMAAVRGRIEPSPRRVRGFLGSELVFDTTSARYVWEVPYYPQYYIPLSDVRADILGDIPAARVFDDGAHAGHVRFRWDTLDWFEEDEPIYGHPRNPYSRVDALRSHRHIAVALDGVQLAETRCPVLLFETGLPTRYYIDRTDVTFEHLEPSTTQTLCPYKGVTSGYWSARVADGLVADLAWTYATPLPAVASIANMIAFYNEKVDIAVDGVQLARPNTHFS; encoded by the coding sequence ATGACCACACCGCCGAAGTCGGATGCCGATTACCCGCAGATGGCCGCGGTTCGCGGTCGCATCGAACCGTCTCCACGGCGGGTCCGCGGCTTCCTGGGATCTGAGCTCGTTTTCGACACGACCTCGGCGCGCTATGTGTGGGAGGTGCCGTATTACCCCCAGTACTACATTCCACTCTCGGATGTCCGCGCCGACATACTGGGTGACATTCCGGCGGCCCGAGTGTTCGACGACGGTGCTCACGCGGGGCATGTCCGTTTTCGATGGGACACTCTGGACTGGTTCGAGGAGGACGAACCGATCTACGGGCACCCGAGAAACCCGTATTCGCGAGTGGATGCGCTGCGGTCCCACCGGCATATCGCGGTCGCGCTAGACGGTGTGCAGTTGGCCGAAACCCGCTGCCCGGTACTGCTTTTCGAGACCGGATTGCCGACCCGCTATTACATCGACCGTACCGACGTGACATTCGAGCATCTTGAACCGTCGACCACACAGACCCTGTGTCCCTACAAGGGGGTCACGTCGGGTTACTGGTCGGCCCGCGTCGCGGATGGGTTGGTGGCCGACCTCGCTTGGACCTACGCGACACCGTTACCGGCGGTGGCATCGATCGCGAACATGATCGCGTTCTACAACGAGAAGGTCGACATCGCCGTCGACGGTGTGCAATTGGCCAGGCCCAACACGCATTTCAGCTAG
- a CDS encoding SpoIIE family protein phosphatase, with protein MLLVLAVVTAITLKLQPSGLLTPPWSPASGVALGLGICFRRKYTWMLALAVAAVNLPILVWLGRPAPLAAALVAALAVEMVVGTLLLRGRQDSRPRLYTPRDLARFLVIALISTTLYGVLAAAAFYLLGNPAGAVETLQTGVLKHMAGMALLTPLLMAPTHRKQQAGYAETVGHIIWTMGTATGVFIFNHTLLPLAFITFPSLVAAALRLSTRQLSLILVGVASIASHGSVNGLGPFAFDQLGGPAGVALLQGYQLSIVAVLLTLSLVVGSERETSSRLHESEELFRKSFNSSVAGKLMAVRTTNQWIVERANPSARDLLSGLRQGMRNLESLMGVDAVARLSESADSLVGDNARITVQLADGRSLNVSMAVIGEKPEGTQFVLHFHDVTESERLRQLELEEINRAAEIQRALLPDKLPATPGWTIGAYTAPARQIGGDFYDVRVHEAAIALSLGDVMGKGMDAGMLAAATRIALRSLDPDSSPSVVVTRAANILDGDLRRISAFVTLVYVRVDMESGDFRITDAGHGLHFVVRTASGRVERLESRDMPLGLGDRWRETGDSLHPGDMILLVSDGVLDRWGGSLEGLEVAIAQFANRDGVTPQAVVDSLCADARDMVDDSDDITAVALSRTA; from the coding sequence ATGCTGCTCGTCTTGGCCGTGGTGACGGCGATCACCCTGAAACTCCAGCCGTCGGGCCTATTGACGCCGCCATGGTCGCCGGCCTCGGGCGTCGCCCTGGGCCTGGGCATCTGTTTTCGTCGCAAGTACACCTGGATGCTTGCGCTGGCCGTTGCCGCCGTAAACCTGCCGATCTTGGTGTGGTTGGGACGGCCTGCGCCCCTCGCTGCCGCGTTGGTCGCGGCCCTAGCCGTCGAGATGGTTGTCGGCACGTTACTCCTTCGCGGTCGTCAGGACAGCCGACCGCGCTTGTACACCCCGCGTGATCTGGCCAGGTTTCTGGTGATCGCGCTGATCTCGACGACGCTCTACGGCGTACTGGCCGCCGCCGCCTTTTATCTGCTCGGGAATCCGGCCGGGGCCGTGGAAACGCTCCAGACCGGTGTGCTCAAGCACATGGCGGGAATGGCGCTTCTCACTCCGTTGCTCATGGCACCGACCCACCGCAAACAGCAGGCAGGCTATGCCGAGACGGTGGGTCACATCATCTGGACAATGGGAACCGCCACCGGTGTGTTCATCTTCAACCACACGCTGTTGCCGTTGGCGTTCATCACCTTTCCGTCCTTGGTGGCCGCGGCGCTTCGACTATCGACTCGGCAGCTGTCGCTCATCCTCGTGGGAGTTGCGAGTATCGCATCGCACGGCAGCGTGAACGGTTTGGGCCCATTCGCATTCGACCAACTGGGTGGGCCGGCGGGAGTTGCCTTGCTACAGGGCTATCAGTTATCGATAGTTGCGGTCTTACTCACACTGTCCCTTGTTGTGGGATCCGAGCGGGAGACGTCATCGCGGCTGCACGAGAGCGAGGAGTTGTTCCGTAAGAGCTTCAACTCCTCGGTCGCCGGAAAACTCATGGCCGTCCGTACCACCAACCAATGGATCGTCGAACGCGCCAACCCCTCGGCGCGGGATCTCCTGTCGGGACTGCGTCAGGGAATGCGCAACCTCGAGTCGTTGATGGGAGTCGACGCTGTCGCCCGACTTTCGGAGAGCGCCGATTCTCTCGTCGGCGACAACGCGCGCATCACAGTGCAATTGGCCGATGGACGCAGCCTCAACGTCAGCATGGCCGTGATCGGCGAGAAACCCGAAGGCACACAGTTCGTGCTGCACTTTCACGATGTCACCGAATCGGAGCGGCTACGTCAACTCGAACTGGAGGAGATCAACCGGGCCGCCGAGATTCAACGTGCACTGTTGCCGGACAAACTGCCTGCGACCCCGGGGTGGACCATCGGCGCTTACACGGCCCCGGCCAGGCAGATCGGCGGCGACTTCTACGACGTGCGCGTGCATGAGGCTGCCATCGCCCTCAGCCTCGGCGACGTCATGGGTAAGGGGATGGACGCCGGCATGCTTGCCGCCGCGACACGCATCGCGCTGCGGTCGCTCGATCCCGACAGCAGCCCTTCGGTTGTCGTGACTCGTGCCGCCAACATCCTCGACGGCGATCTGCGTCGGATCAGCGCATTCGTCACCTTGGTCTACGTTCGGGTCGACATGGAGTCGGGTGACTTCCGAATCACCGACGCCGGGCACGGATTGCACTTTGTCGTGCGGACCGCTTCCGGCCGAGTCGAACGGTTGGAGTCCCGCGACATGCCGCTGGGACTGGGCGACAGGTGGCGGGAAACCGGCGACAGCTTGCACCCCGGAGACATGATCTTGCTCGTCAGCGACGGCGTACTCGATCGGTGGGGCGGGTCGTTGGAGGGGCTCGAAGTCGCGATCGCGCAGTTCGCCAATCGCGATGGAGTGACACCCCAGGCAGTTGTGGACTCTCTGTGCGCCGACGCGCGCGATATGGTCGATGACAGTGACGACATCACGGCCGTGGCGCTGTCCCGTACCGCATGA
- a CDS encoding AbrB family transcriptional regulator has translation MNTIELAAVALICGLLAYGLARCAPRAVSASTLAVQGVLGVATGLLVREISPASLAVSDWVAILAVAVATLVICIAGGALLARHRNISPLTGALSLVAGGSSGVVSIARELGGDDHVVAAVQYLRVALITAAMPFVVAVVYGGTAAGGASTDAAGALPLIFSLPLIVVIVVIGAVGGRAVRLPCAGLIGPMAITIAAEFSGLLEGLCVPAVLTQAAALLIVWQTALRLDRESIRAIRSILPSALVLIMVLNLAVALLGVVLANLTGLSQLDGYLATSPGGIYAVLGTTIGSDSNVAFVMTSQVIRVVLMLVAAPFVAKVFLRFTPRSAEVVAAATPAKRGRTEMAGFDSAT, from the coding sequence ATGAACACCATCGAGCTGGCCGCAGTGGCGCTCATCTGCGGGCTCCTGGCGTACGGCCTCGCGCGATGCGCGCCGAGAGCGGTTTCGGCGTCGACTCTGGCGGTCCAGGGTGTGCTCGGGGTGGCCACCGGCTTGCTGGTCCGCGAAATCTCGCCCGCCTCTCTTGCCGTTTCGGACTGGGTCGCAATACTCGCGGTCGCCGTCGCGACGCTTGTCATCTGCATCGCGGGCGGCGCGCTGTTGGCCAGGCACCGCAACATCAGCCCGCTGACCGGGGCGCTGTCGCTCGTCGCCGGCGGGTCCTCCGGCGTGGTGTCCATCGCCCGAGAGCTCGGTGGTGACGATCATGTCGTCGCGGCTGTGCAATATCTGCGCGTAGCACTGATCACTGCGGCCATGCCGTTCGTCGTCGCGGTCGTCTACGGCGGAACAGCCGCCGGCGGCGCCTCGACCGACGCGGCAGGCGCACTGCCGCTGATCTTCAGCCTGCCGCTGATCGTGGTGATCGTGGTCATCGGCGCAGTCGGCGGCCGGGCGGTGCGGCTGCCCTGCGCCGGTCTGATCGGCCCGATGGCGATCACCATCGCCGCCGAATTCAGCGGACTGCTCGAGGGGCTCTGCGTGCCAGCAGTGCTGACCCAGGCTGCGGCACTGCTGATCGTGTGGCAGACGGCGCTGAGACTCGACCGCGAATCGATCCGTGCGATCCGTTCGATCCTGCCGAGTGCGCTGGTGTTGATCATGGTCCTCAACCTTGCCGTGGCGCTACTTGGTGTCGTGCTCGCCAACCTCACCGGGCTCAGTCAGCTCGACGGTTACCTGGCGACCAGCCCCGGTGGCATCTACGCGGTGCTCGGAACCACGATCGGATCAGACTCGAACGTGGCGTTCGTCATGACATCACAGGTGATTCGCGTCGTGCTGATGTTGGTGGCCGCCCCCTTCGTCGCAAAGGTGTTTCTGCGGTTCACTCCCCGCAGCGCCGAGGTCGTCGCTGCCGCGACCCCTGCCAAGCGAGGGCGCACGGAGATGGCAGGTTTCGATTCGGCGACGTGA
- a CDS encoding CD225/dispanin family protein, whose product MTQPPPGNYPPPQPQGAQPSTHLVFAILTTLFCCLPFGVVSIVKAAQVNGLWASGRYAEAQEASASAKKWAMWSLIAGIIVFVIYGILIAVGAVNMDFDTSTTTEY is encoded by the coding sequence ATGACACAACCACCGCCTGGCAACTACCCGCCTCCGCAACCGCAGGGCGCGCAGCCAAGCACACACCTGGTGTTCGCCATTCTGACGACATTGTTCTGCTGTCTCCCGTTCGGCGTCGTCTCGATCGTCAAGGCGGCCCAGGTCAACGGTCTCTGGGCCTCTGGCCGGTACGCAGAAGCTCAGGAAGCCTCCGCCTCGGCGAAGAAATGGGCGATGTGGAGCCTGATCGCGGGCATCATCGTGTTCGTCATCTACGGCATCCTGATTGCCGTCGGCGCGGTGAACATGGACTTCGACACCTCGACCACCACCGAATACTGA
- a CDS encoding STAS domain-containing protein, whose protein sequence is MGDFAARTTKSGVVVVQPTGRLNMVAAPALRKQLNDIVDGGESRIVVDLSATDFIDSSGLGALIAALKIARKAGGDLRIVAPSRQVCTVLELSNLDRVLRSYESAESAFDG, encoded by the coding sequence TTGGGCGACTTTGCAGCGCGTACAACGAAGTCCGGTGTCGTCGTCGTCCAGCCCACCGGACGGTTGAACATGGTGGCCGCGCCCGCGCTGCGCAAGCAGCTGAACGACATCGTCGACGGTGGCGAGAGCCGTATCGTGGTCGACCTCAGCGCCACGGATTTCATCGACTCCTCTGGATTGGGCGCGCTGATTGCGGCGCTGAAGATAGCCAGGAAGGCAGGTGGCGATCTGCGAATCGTGGCCCCCAGCCGGCAGGTCTGCACCGTGCTGGAATTGAGCAACCTCGACCGCGTCCTGCGGTCCTACGAATCCGCCGAAAGCGCATTCGATGGCTAA
- a CDS encoding GAF domain-containing protein gives MDDAMPSNEDANSQAAVELSDLERRELKQGLVAAVVGAGVDDDASALLTQQLAANPDALNPVIQPVLSDPSRLDALRSTGLMQNGASITLDTVALLAAEALRAPFVAVSLIDESSELIAGCNVANEAFERVRPASASISKFAVVSGIPFIVEDAAEHPLMANHPLVVSGQVGSYACIPIFSDDDLAVGSLCAWDTRPVEWTGGQILVLQDMADLASAKIFHRPI, from the coding sequence GTGGATGACGCAATGCCCTCAAACGAGGACGCGAATTCGCAAGCTGCAGTAGAGCTTTCTGATCTTGAACGGCGCGAACTCAAACAGGGGCTGGTGGCGGCGGTCGTCGGCGCCGGGGTCGACGACGATGCCTCGGCCCTACTCACCCAACAACTGGCAGCGAATCCCGACGCGCTGAACCCCGTGATTCAACCCGTGCTGAGCGATCCCTCCCGGCTGGACGCTCTGCGCAGTACCGGGCTCATGCAGAACGGCGCCAGTATCACGCTCGACACCGTTGCGCTGTTGGCGGCAGAGGCGCTGCGGGCGCCTTTTGTTGCAGTTTCCCTGATCGACGAGAGCAGCGAACTGATCGCGGGCTGCAACGTCGCCAACGAGGCTTTCGAAAGGGTGCGCCCGGCAAGCGCCTCGATCAGCAAGTTCGCGGTCGTCAGCGGCATCCCGTTCATCGTCGAGGACGCCGCTGAGCACCCACTCATGGCAAATCACCCGCTGGTGGTCAGCGGCCAGGTCGGGTCCTACGCCTGCATTCCCATTTTCAGCGACGACGACCTCGCGGTCGGCTCGCTGTGCGCCTGGGATACCCGACCCGTCGAATGGACGGGCGGTCAGATACTCGTCTTGCAGGACATGGCGGACCTTGCGAGCGCAAAGATCTTCCACCGACCGATATGA
- a CDS encoding TauD/TfdA family dioxygenase, translating into MLPITGPTVWDRASFDDASYTIEVEPHQADACLHIVSELRRRGKRIDTVEADDFTHPVLAELADALGKHVRSMAGFVLLRGLPLDGWTDEEASMLYWGLGTLLGRPLPQNQAGERVYLVQDTGATLMEARGSKTNLGMIYHTDSAAAFVGSRPDILALMCLRRAVSGGESLMVSGHNAYNVLLAARPDLVKVLYGEFLFDRSRETADGEDPVSRGSVFTDTDGGVSVRYNRLHIELGHHLSGNPLTTLQREALDAFDAILNDPANAIEFTMEPGDVFFADNHVTLHNRNAFTDATEIEERRCLVRLWLAT; encoded by the coding sequence ATGCTTCCGATAACGGGACCCACGGTGTGGGATCGCGCCAGTTTCGACGACGCGTCCTACACGATCGAGGTCGAGCCGCACCAGGCCGATGCATGCCTGCATATCGTTTCTGAGCTGCGGCGACGCGGTAAGCGGATTGACACCGTCGAGGCCGACGACTTCACCCATCCCGTCCTGGCCGAGCTGGCAGATGCCCTCGGCAAGCATGTGCGCTCCATGGCGGGCTTCGTCCTGCTGCGCGGGCTGCCGCTCGATGGATGGACCGACGAAGAGGCCTCGATGCTGTACTGGGGTCTCGGCACCCTTTTGGGCCGGCCCCTGCCGCAGAACCAGGCCGGCGAACGCGTCTACCTAGTTCAGGACACCGGCGCGACGCTGATGGAGGCGCGCGGGTCGAAGACGAATCTCGGCATGATCTACCACACCGACTCCGCAGCCGCCTTCGTCGGCAGCCGTCCGGACATCCTCGCGCTCATGTGCCTTCGCAGAGCGGTGTCCGGTGGTGAGTCGCTGATGGTCAGCGGCCACAACGCCTACAACGTTCTGCTGGCCGCGCGACCGGATCTGGTGAAGGTGCTTTACGGAGAGTTCCTCTTCGACCGGTCCAGGGAGACAGCCGACGGCGAGGACCCGGTGTCCCGCGGCTCAGTGTTCACCGACACCGACGGCGGTGTATCCGTCCGCTACAACCGCTTACACATCGAACTGGGACACCATCTTTCGGGTAATCCGTTGACCACGTTGCAACGTGAGGCGCTCGATGCCTTCGACGCGATCCTGAACGATCCGGCGAACGCGATCGAGTTCACGATGGAGCCCGGCGATGTCTTCTTCGCCGACAACCACGTCACGCTCCACAACCGCAACGCCTTCACCGACGCGACCGAGATCGAGGAGCGGCGTTGTCTGGTCCGGCTCTGGCTCGCGACTTAG
- a CDS encoding sugar transferase yields MTARTEPLGTRPGGPAPVSDARTTVATGENSYRIGRNEKVVGIALDTVSAAVSVALGVWWSSATEPVLPPIWMTALFVPIVILLFAVQSLYRHKLGRNFIDELGPIETNVALAAVLVLVIMTLSGAPHTAGAVISKTWVCAAVLVPLPRLFHAMIQKRMRKSHHFMTPTIIVGSGVIANRIIERLQTFPEYGLEPIGLLETEGADAESHPDIPVIGTADSIAAAITATGAGAVLIAFAPVRDERLIRVVRVAHRHKVRVWVVPRMFDAVGERAGIEHLGGLPLLALPNADPHGWQFSVKHVIDRVGAGLGLLAISPLMLTLILLVRLSSPGPIFFGQERIGRDGKVFKCLKFRSMRPPRASDADFELKASSAPGGVEGVDRRTGIGKLMRRTSLDELPQLINVLKGDMSLVGPRPERPEFVEFFEIQIHRYGERHRVKAGMTGWAQVHGLRGQTSIADRVEWDNYYIENWSLALDLKILLLTVKAVVQGAE; encoded by the coding sequence ATGACCGCGCGGACCGAACCTCTCGGTACGAGGCCCGGCGGACCGGCGCCCGTTTCTGACGCGCGGACCACCGTCGCCACAGGCGAAAATTCGTATCGGATCGGTCGCAACGAAAAGGTCGTCGGTATTGCTCTCGACACGGTCTCGGCGGCGGTATCGGTGGCGTTGGGCGTGTGGTGGTCGTCGGCGACCGAACCGGTGCTTCCGCCGATCTGGATGACGGCGCTGTTCGTGCCGATCGTCATCCTGTTATTCGCTGTGCAATCCCTTTACCGCCATAAATTGGGCCGCAATTTCATCGACGAATTGGGTCCTATCGAGACCAACGTGGCGCTGGCAGCCGTTCTCGTGCTTGTCATCATGACGCTTTCCGGAGCACCGCACACTGCTGGGGCGGTGATCTCCAAGACCTGGGTCTGTGCGGCCGTCTTGGTGCCGCTGCCGCGGCTGTTTCACGCGATGATCCAGAAGCGAATGAGGAAAAGCCACCACTTCATGACACCGACCATCATCGTCGGGAGTGGAGTAATCGCCAACCGAATCATCGAACGGCTGCAGACTTTTCCCGAATACGGGCTGGAACCGATCGGCTTGCTTGAAACCGAAGGCGCGGACGCGGAATCGCACCCTGACATTCCGGTCATCGGTACGGCGGATTCCATCGCCGCGGCGATAACCGCGACCGGAGCAGGGGCCGTCCTCATCGCGTTCGCGCCGGTGCGAGACGAACGGCTCATCCGCGTCGTGCGCGTCGCGCATCGGCACAAGGTGCGGGTATGGGTTGTTCCTCGCATGTTCGATGCGGTCGGTGAGCGGGCCGGCATCGAACACCTCGGCGGCTTGCCGTTGTTGGCGCTGCCGAATGCCGACCCGCACGGCTGGCAGTTCAGCGTCAAGCACGTTATCGACCGCGTGGGAGCAGGACTCGGTCTCCTCGCGATATCGCCGCTGATGTTGACCCTGATCCTGCTGGTCCGGTTGAGCTCACCGGGACCCATCTTCTTCGGACAGGAGAGGATCGGACGTGACGGAAAAGTGTTCAAATGTCTCAAGTTCCGCAGTATGCGGCCGCCCAGGGCGTCGGACGCCGACTTCGAACTGAAGGCCAGTTCAGCGCCGGGGGGAGTCGAGGGCGTCGACAGGCGTACGGGCATCGGCAAGCTGATGCGTAGGACGTCGCTCGACGAGTTGCCCCAACTGATCAATGTGCTCAAAGGGGATATGAGCCTCGTCGGTCCCCGACCCGAAAGGCCGGAGTTCGTCGAGTTTTTCGAGATACAGATACACCGCTACGGCGAACGCCACCGAGTGAAAGCCGGGATGACCGGCTGGGCGCAGGTGCACGGGTTGCGGGGCCAGACCTCCATCGCGGACCGGGTCGAGTGGGACAACTACTACATCGAGAACTGGTCACTAGCACTCGATCTCAAGATCCTGCTACTGACCGTCAAGGCCGTCGTGCAGGGTGCTGAATAG
- a CDS encoding DUF2752 domain-containing protein, with protein sequence MPVRLGGPLLVGAVAAGACAVIWVADPTTPGGFLPVCPTKALLGIDCPGCGTLRMIYSLLHFDFLAAVRFNALALVAVAFLFVAYGMWTYGRVIGRKVGGWQNHRWAAVVTMMLVTVWFVVRNLPFAPFTSLRV encoded by the coding sequence GTGCCTGTCCGCCTCGGCGGCCCCCTTCTGGTGGGTGCCGTGGCGGCAGGTGCGTGTGCGGTGATCTGGGTCGCCGACCCGACGACGCCGGGCGGATTCTTACCCGTATGCCCGACGAAAGCGCTTCTGGGCATTGACTGTCCGGGGTGCGGCACACTGCGGATGATCTACTCACTTCTGCACTTCGATTTTCTGGCCGCTGTGCGGTTCAACGCCCTCGCCCTCGTGGCAGTGGCATTCCTGTTCGTCGCCTACGGAATGTGGACGTACGGCCGCGTCATCGGCCGCAAGGTTGGGGGCTGGCAGAACCACCGCTGGGCAGCCGTCGTGACGATGATGCTCGTCACGGTGTGGTTCGTGGTGCGTAACCTGCCATTCGCGCCGTTCACATCATTGCGGGTGTGA
- a CDS encoding BTAD domain-containing putative transcriptional regulator, whose protein sequence is MTSGASVASGLDFGVLGPLQVSVNGVPVSSGTPKQSAVLALLLMNRNRPVSRDSIIGAIWDEDSPEADAVHNLHVYVANLRKLFGSAGVDPKNVLASARPGYQLNVSDTALDLARFNTQKAAGAQAAAAGRFALAGDRLSAALASWRGPVLDDLREFRFVEPFATALVEDKMVAHVLRAEAEIACGRAGSIIGELEQLVVEQPYREPLWAQLITAYYLADRQTDALDAYRRLRSTLSEDLGIDPGPTLRDLHERILRQERLDVAHAAQSDGSEVLTMLELHTSTAATTASSNRAQLRDAAGRCYPLETVVTGIGRRGDNSVVVDDPKVSRYHATIIDTGANFVINDLRSGNGVVVGDQRIRGTATLSDGDVITIAGHRFTFEIAAAS, encoded by the coding sequence ATGACATCAGGGGCATCGGTGGCGTCGGGCCTCGATTTCGGTGTGTTGGGACCGCTGCAGGTCAGCGTGAACGGTGTGCCGGTGTCATCGGGCACACCTAAGCAGAGTGCGGTCCTGGCACTGCTGCTGATGAACCGCAATCGACCCGTTTCCCGGGATTCGATCATCGGGGCGATCTGGGACGAAGACTCGCCGGAAGCGGACGCGGTGCACAACCTGCACGTCTACGTGGCCAACCTGCGCAAGCTCTTCGGCTCGGCCGGCGTCGACCCGAAGAACGTTCTGGCCAGCGCCCGGCCGGGCTACCAGCTCAACGTGTCCGACACCGCCCTGGATTTGGCTCGGTTCAACACGCAGAAGGCGGCCGGCGCGCAAGCGGCCGCCGCCGGCCGGTTCGCATTGGCCGGTGATCGGCTGTCCGCTGCGCTGGCGTCATGGCGCGGCCCGGTCCTCGACGATCTGCGGGAGTTCCGGTTCGTCGAACCGTTCGCCACCGCACTCGTCGAGGACAAGATGGTGGCGCACGTACTCCGAGCCGAAGCCGAAATCGCTTGTGGTCGAGCAGGTTCGATTATCGGCGAGCTCGAGCAGCTGGTGGTCGAGCAGCCCTATCGGGAACCGCTGTGGGCTCAGCTGATCACCGCCTATTACCTCGCCGACCGTCAGACCGATGCTTTGGACGCATACCGCCGGTTGAGATCGACGCTGTCAGAAGATCTCGGCATCGATCCGGGACCGACGCTTCGTGACTTGCACGAGCGGATCCTGCGCCAGGAGCGATTGGATGTTGCGCACGCGGCGCAGAGCGATGGATCCGAAGTCCTCACCATGCTCGAACTCCACACGTCCACTGCTGCCACCACGGCATCGTCGAACCGCGCGCAGCTCCGCGACGCGGCGGGCCGCTGCTATCCGCTGGAAACGGTGGTCACCGGAATCGGCCGTCGCGGCGACAACAGCGTGGTAGTCGACGACCCGAAGGTGAGCCGCTACCACGCGACGATCATCGACACCGGCGCCAACTTTGTGATCAACGACCTGCGGTCCGGCAACGGCGTCGTGGTGGGCGACCAGCGGATCCGCGGCACCGCGACGCTGTCCGACGGCGACGTCATCACGATCGCCGGACACCGATTCACGTTCGAGATCGCCGCCGCCTCCTGA
- a CDS encoding ATP-binding protein — translation MAKHTLEAVTGPDTINEIQQTLDTAFGDEEVSEYTKMCIELAVSEIGTNIIEYSGDGEPVRLRMEVDVASDTVTVTFTDDGHPAPVDLTQVSMPDEGAEGGRGLAIAFRVLDELSYTRDRDGNHWTLMRRQSE, via the coding sequence ATGGCTAAGCACACCCTGGAGGCTGTGACGGGCCCCGACACGATCAACGAAATTCAGCAGACACTCGACACGGCGTTCGGGGACGAAGAAGTCTCCGAGTACACCAAGATGTGCATCGAACTCGCGGTCAGCGAGATCGGCACGAACATCATCGAGTACTCCGGTGACGGCGAACCCGTTCGGTTACGCATGGAAGTGGATGTCGCGTCTGACACCGTGACCGTGACGTTCACCGATGACGGCCACCCGGCCCCGGTCGACCTGACGCAGGTGAGCATGCCTGATGAGGGCGCCGAGGGCGGCCGCGGACTGGCCATTGCGTTTCGCGTACTCGACGAACTGTCGTACACCCGCGATCGGGACGGCAATCATTGGACGCTGATGAGGCGGCAGTCTGAATGA